A single genomic interval of Novosphingobium ginsenosidimutans harbors:
- a CDS encoding LacI family DNA-binding transcriptional regulator: MTDRPRIRNIADLAKIAGVSPGTVSRALSGAGLISQKTRERIQALAREHEFRPNIMARNLRIQRTGAIGVLIPLGHETGQHISDPFFITMLGLLADSLTERGYDLVLSRVIPTDDDWLERYADSGRVDGIIVIGQSDQSAVLDRVAARYRPLVVWGGHSRGQVHCSVGSDNVAGGDIATSHLIARGCKRITFFGDPTPLEIAQRLEGCRQALARAGLGDALTVFPAHLAAGLDDSDITAYLANAEQRPDGIFAASDVIAMSALRALAELGMAVPDAVKVIGYDGLALGEHTVPRLSTVKQDLTTGARNLVDLLLRRIAGEDTSSVVMMPELVARLST, translated from the coding sequence ATGACCGACCGGCCACGCATTCGCAACATCGCCGATCTCGCCAAAATCGCCGGAGTTTCCCCAGGCACCGTATCGCGGGCGCTCTCGGGGGCGGGGCTGATCAGCCAGAAAACCCGCGAGCGGATCCAGGCCCTTGCCCGCGAACACGAATTTCGCCCCAACATCATGGCCCGCAACCTGCGGATCCAGCGCACCGGGGCGATCGGAGTGCTGATTCCGCTGGGCCACGAGACCGGCCAGCACATCTCCGATCCATTCTTCATCACCATGCTGGGCCTACTCGCCGATTCGCTGACCGAACGCGGCTATGACCTGGTGCTCAGCCGGGTGATTCCGACCGACGATGACTGGCTGGAACGCTATGCCGATTCGGGCCGGGTCGACGGAATCATCGTCATTGGCCAGTCGGACCAGTCGGCCGTGCTCGATCGCGTTGCCGCACGCTATCGCCCGCTGGTCGTCTGGGGCGGACACTCGCGCGGGCAGGTGCACTGCTCGGTGGGCTCGGACAATGTCGCCGGTGGCGATATTGCCACCAGCCACCTGATCGCGCGCGGCTGCAAGCGGATCACCTTCTTCGGCGATCCGACCCCGCTGGAAATTGCGCAGCGGCTGGAAGGCTGCCGCCAGGCCCTCGCCCGGGCTGGCCTTGGCGATGCGCTGACGGTCTTCCCCGCGCACCTTGCCGCCGGCCTCGATGACAGCGACATCACCGCCTATCTCGCCAATGCCGAACAGCGCCCGGACGGGATCTTCGCCGCCTCTGATGTGATCGCGATGAGCGCGCTGCGCGCTCTGGCCGAACTGGGCATGGCGGTCCCCGATGCGGTGAAGGTGATCGGCTATGACGGTCTGGCGCTGGGCGAACATACCGTCCCGCGGCTCTCTACCGTCAAGCAGGACCTTACCACCGGGGCGCGCAACCTGGTTGACCTGCTGCTGCGCCGAATTGCAGGGGAGGACACCAGCTCGGTCGTGATGATGCCCGAACTGGTCGCGCGACTTTCTACCTGA
- a CDS encoding ROK family protein, translating to MSKPLYGLVEAGGTKFVLGIAHGPDEVLATTRIPTTTPDETIAAMCNWLAGQGPLVAVGVATFGPVEVDRTSLQWGHILATPKAGWSNTNLVGPLVQRLGCPVGLDTDVTAAALAEYRWGAGQGQPSVLYFTIGTGVGGGAVIGGKPLAGISHPEMGHIRLPLHPEDVGFGGVCPFHGTCLEGLASGPAVKARYGVSLSELPGDHIGHDVVAWYIAQAAVTAQAMFEPGRIVLGGGVMDTPGLIDRVRCTAERLGNGYFRSRAGEIVTLPGLGDRSGLLGALALAEAALR from the coding sequence ATGAGCAAGCCACTTTACGGACTGGTTGAAGCCGGGGGCACCAAGTTCGTGCTTGGCATCGCACATGGTCCAGACGAGGTGCTCGCCACCACCCGAATCCCGACGACCACGCCCGACGAGACCATCGCCGCCATGTGCAACTGGCTGGCGGGCCAAGGACCGCTCGTGGCCGTTGGCGTTGCCACTTTCGGCCCGGTCGAGGTGGACCGGACCTCCCTGCAATGGGGCCATATCCTCGCCACTCCCAAGGCTGGCTGGTCGAACACCAACCTGGTCGGGCCTTTGGTTCAGCGGCTCGGTTGTCCAGTGGGGCTGGATACCGATGTCACTGCGGCTGCCCTTGCCGAATACCGCTGGGGGGCGGGGCAAGGGCAGCCTTCGGTGCTCTATTTCACGATCGGCACCGGGGTCGGCGGTGGGGCAGTGATCGGCGGCAAGCCGCTGGCCGGCATTTCGCACCCGGAGATGGGCCATATTCGCTTGCCCCTGCACCCCGAAGACGTGGGCTTTGGCGGGGTCTGTCCGTTCCATGGCACCTGCCTGGAAGGGCTGGCGAGCGGCCCAGCGGTCAAGGCGCGCTATGGCGTTTCGCTGTCAGAGCTGCCGGGCGATCACATCGGCCATGACGTCGTGGCCTGGTACATTGCGCAGGCGGCGGTCACGGCCCAGGCGATGTTCGAACCGGGCCGAATCGTGCTGGGCGGCGGGGTCATGGACACGCCCGGATTGATCGACCGCGTCCGCTGCACGGCAGAGCGGCTGGGTAATGGCTATTTCCGAAGCCGGGCCGGCGAAATCGTCACGCTGCCGGGCCTCGGCGACCGGTCCGGCCTGCTCGGTGCCCTCGCCCTTGCCGAAGCGGCGCTCAGGTAG